In Raphanus sativus cultivar WK10039 chromosome 5, ASM80110v3, whole genome shotgun sequence, the following proteins share a genomic window:
- the LOC108860941 gene encoding probable mediator of RNA polymerase II transcription subunit 26a isoform X2 — protein MTIMKPSASLDTWRDYFLRGDYDIFGIIEHAIMVAATDSPEEFKSRRDTIIKLLFSCQGSNNIGCDELSKADDKETSNDGKTNDEAHEEGEMKLNNSEIVDEVMRIKDILLNRHDEPSVLFESLTKLASMSISVHLIKDTEIGKAVNLLRKHGSDKISKRAKTLIQAWKEMVDQWMKMPKEVADADGTPESATLSIVDEAENFPSLPDDLDFYAPEPTAFEISQILDSLDCDGNLLDSVEPKHERRVQSRMMRRPDGTCEANVIGRDKKNQQMRRKEADVMPMRRSTHVLDDPRRQPKQTRGQMVHATQRKPIVVADQKREIAESQQDKHKALDDQEAKFENAKRRLKESYQQHDKAKRQRTIQVLENIPNQRKAQRPLLKRPMRR, from the exons ATGACGATTATGAAACCATCAGCCTCGTTGGATACTTGGAGGGACTATTTCCTACGAGGGGATTATGATATCTTTGGGATAATCGAGCATGCCATCATGGTCGCTGCCACCGATTCCCCAGAGGAGTTCAAATCCAGGAGAGACACAATCATCAAGCTTCTCTTCTCTTGTCAAGGGAGCAACAACATTGGATGTGACGAGCTATCTAAAGCTGACGACAAAGAGACCAGCAATGACGGTAAGACAAATGATGAGGCTCATGAAGAAGGTGAGATGAAACTGAACAATAGTGAGATTGTTGATGAGGTCATGAGGATCAAAGATATCTTGTTGAACAGACATGATGAG CCATCTGTGTTATTCGAATCCCTGACAAAGCTTGCGTCCATGTCTATCAGTGTTCATCTTATTAAG GATACTGAAATCGGAAAGGCTGTTAATCTCTTGAGGAAACATGGTTCTGATAAGATTAGCAAACGTGCAAAGACTCTTATTCA AGCTTGGAAAGAGATGGTGGACCAATGGATGAAAATGCCTAAGGAAGTCGCTG ATGCTGATGGGACACCAGAGTCTGCAACTTTGTCAATAGTTGATGAAGCAGAAAACTTTCCTTCTCTTCCAGATGACCTAGATTTTTATGCTCCTGAACCTACTGCATTTGAAATCTCTCAG ATCTTAGATTCCTTGGACTGCGATGGAA ATCTTCTTGACAGTGTGGAGCCCAAACATGAAAGAAGAGTGCAAAGTCGAATGATGAGGAGACCTGATGGTACATGTGAAGCCAATGTGATTGGGAGGGACAAAAAGAATCAACAGATGAGGAGAAAAGAAGCTGATGTTATGCCTATGAGGCGCTCAACACATGTTCTTGATGATCCTAGAAGACAACCAAAGCAAACCAGAGGACAAATGGTACATGCTACCCAAAGAAAGCCTATTGTTGTTGCTGACCAGAAGCGGGAAATTGCTGAATCTCAACAAGAT AAACACAAAGCTCTTGATGATCAAGAGGCCAAGTTTGAGAATGCAAAGCGGAGACTCAAAGAGAGCTACCAACAACATGACAAGG CCAAGAGACAGAGAACGATACAAGTACTGGAAAATATCCCAAATCAAAGAAAAGCCCAGAGACCGCTACTCAAGAGACCCATGCGAAGATAG
- the LOC108860941 gene encoding probable mediator of RNA polymerase II transcription subunit 26a isoform X1 produces the protein MTIMKPSASLDTWRDYFLRGDYDIFGIIEHAIMVAATDSPEEFKSRRDTIIKLLFSCQGSNNIGCDELSKADDKETSNDGKTNDEAHEEGEMKLNNSEIVDEVMRIKDILLNRHDEPSVLFESLTKLASMSISVHLIKDTEIGKAVNLLRKHGSDKISKRAKTLIQAWKEMVDQWMKMPKEVADADGTPESATLSIVDEAENFPSLPDDLDFYAPEPTAFEISQILDSLDCDGSELIVYSLVLYSVLETHPIHVDIRGMFSDLLDSVEPKHERRVQSRMMRRPDGTCEANVIGRDKKNQQMRRKEADVMPMRRSTHVLDDPRRQPKQTRGQMVHATQRKPIVVADQKREIAESQQDKHKALDDQEAKFENAKRRLKESYQQHDKAKRQRTIQVLENIPNQRKAQRPLLKRPMRR, from the exons ATGACGATTATGAAACCATCAGCCTCGTTGGATACTTGGAGGGACTATTTCCTACGAGGGGATTATGATATCTTTGGGATAATCGAGCATGCCATCATGGTCGCTGCCACCGATTCCCCAGAGGAGTTCAAATCCAGGAGAGACACAATCATCAAGCTTCTCTTCTCTTGTCAAGGGAGCAACAACATTGGATGTGACGAGCTATCTAAAGCTGACGACAAAGAGACCAGCAATGACGGTAAGACAAATGATGAGGCTCATGAAGAAGGTGAGATGAAACTGAACAATAGTGAGATTGTTGATGAGGTCATGAGGATCAAAGATATCTTGTTGAACAGACATGATGAG CCATCTGTGTTATTCGAATCCCTGACAAAGCTTGCGTCCATGTCTATCAGTGTTCATCTTATTAAG GATACTGAAATCGGAAAGGCTGTTAATCTCTTGAGGAAACATGGTTCTGATAAGATTAGCAAACGTGCAAAGACTCTTATTCA AGCTTGGAAAGAGATGGTGGACCAATGGATGAAAATGCCTAAGGAAGTCGCTG ATGCTGATGGGACACCAGAGTCTGCAACTTTGTCAATAGTTGATGAAGCAGAAAACTTTCCTTCTCTTCCAGATGACCTAGATTTTTATGCTCCTGAACCTACTGCATTTGAAATCTCTCAG ATCTTAGATTCCTTGGACTGCGATGGAAGTGAGTTAATAGTATACTCTTTAGTACTTTATTCTGTACTTGAAACCCATCCTATACATGTTGACATTCGTGGTATGTTTTCAGATCTTCTTGACAGTGTGGAGCCCAAACATGAAAGAAGAGTGCAAAGTCGAATGATGAGGAGACCTGATGGTACATGTGAAGCCAATGTGATTGGGAGGGACAAAAAGAATCAACAGATGAGGAGAAAAGAAGCTGATGTTATGCCTATGAGGCGCTCAACACATGTTCTTGATGATCCTAGAAGACAACCAAAGCAAACCAGAGGACAAATGGTACATGCTACCCAAAGAAAGCCTATTGTTGTTGCTGACCAGAAGCGGGAAATTGCTGAATCTCAACAAGAT AAACACAAAGCTCTTGATGATCAAGAGGCCAAGTTTGAGAATGCAAAGCGGAGACTCAAAGAGAGCTACCAACAACATGACAAGG CCAAGAGACAGAGAACGATACAAGTACTGGAAAATATCCCAAATCAAAGAAAAGCCCAGAGACCGCTACTCAAGAGACCCATGCGAAGATAG
- the LOC108860696 gene encoding transmembrane emp24 domain-containing protein p24delta6-like, producing MTISPLLFISLMFLSGGGSLLPAVEAIWLTIPSSGERCVYEVIQANVVVVGDYLCIDQDNVGFGPTIDIQVCKPYEKELYKKTNETHGQFAFTTSEAGTYFVCLSSHHDQSHYTVNGTALVSLDWKVGIRTKDWDAVAKKEKIEGVELELRKSAERVNEISANIIYLRIREASMREINDKTNKRVAQFSFISLGLSVIVSLFQVWHLKRFFLKKKLI from the exons ATGACAATCTCACCTCTACTGTTCATTAGTTTGATGTTCCTTTCTGGTGGCGGCTCTCTTTTACCAGCGGTGGAGGCCATATGGTTAACGATTCCAAGTTCCGGCGAGAGATGCGTCTACGAAGTGATCCAAGCCAACGTTGTAGTCGTTGGCGATTACCTTTGCATCGATCAAGACAACGTGGGATTTGGTCCCACGATTGATATTCAGGTAT GTAAACCTTACGAGAAGGAACTATACAAGAAAACAAACGAGACGCATGGTCAGTTTGCGTTTACAACAAGCGAGGCAGGAACatactttgtttgtttgtcgTCTCATCATGATCAGTCACATTACACGGTCAATGGCACTGCTCTAGTCAGTCTTGACTGGAAGGTTGGGATTCGAACCAAAGACTGGGATGCTGTTGCCAAGAAAGAAAAGATCGAG GGTGTGGAGCTTGAGCTTCGAAAATCTGCAGAACGTGTAAATGAAATTAGTGCAAACATTATCTATCTAAGAATCAG GGAAGCATCTATGAGGGAGATAAACGACAAGACTAACAAGAGGGTGGCGCAGTTTAGCTTTATATCTTTAGGTCTCTCTGTTATCGTTTCACTTTTTCAAGTTTGGCATCTCAAACGCTTCTTCCTCAAGAAGAAGCTTATCTAA
- the LOC108859610 gene encoding probable E3 ubiquitin-protein ligase RHC1A — MTSRKNTHWCSTCRRGIRLLLEGSRGGVCIYCGNTFLERLYENVELSPFDFFGVSNEQSRNHPSNNRRLILENQSSFQELFNRFSSQNRRGPPPASLTVINSMPKIKIRKKHLGFDPCCPVCQDRFEVGSVARKLPCKHIYHSECIVPWLVQRNTCPVCRKELPQDRNNGGKNPLFYLWPFSSSGSASNTSGSPFH; from the coding sequence ATGACTAGCCGAAAAAACACACATTGGTGTAGTACTTGCAGACGAGGAATCCGTCTTCTCCTTGAAGGCTCAAGAGGAGGGGTTTGCATTTACTGTGGTAACACTTTTCTTGAACGTCTCTATGAGAATGTTGAACTTAGCCCTTTTGATTTTTTcggagtatccaatgaacaaTCTCGTAACCATCCTAGCAACAACAGAAGATTGATTCTTGAAAACCAATCAAGTTTTCAAGAATTGTTTAACCGTTTCTCATCACAAAATCGCCGTGGTCCACCTCCAGCTTCACTAACCGTGATTAACTCAATGCCAAAGATCAAGATTAGGAAGAAGCATCTTGGTTTCGATCCGTGTTGTCCGGTTTGCCAAGACCGGTTTGAAGTCGGATCGGTTGCAAGAAAGTTGCCGTGTAAACATATCTACCATTCGGAATGCATAGTTCCCTGGCTAGTACAGCGTAATACTTGTCCAGTGTGTCGCAAAGAGCTGCCACAAGACCGGAATAATGGCGGGAAGAATCCTTTGTTTTATCTATGGCCGTTTAGCTCCTCTGGTTCGGCCTCAAACACCAGCGGATCACCTTTTCATTGA